GCTTCCGCAGCGCGTACGGCGCGTCGGGCGTGCAGCCGGGCACGATCGACGCGCTGCCGTACTTCTCCGCCGGCCGCACGCTCGGCGAGAGCGGCGAGCAGCCCGCGGTGCTGTTCCAGACGGCCGGCAACCCGAACCTCAAGCCCGAGCGCTCCACGGAGCTCGAGGTCGGCCTCGACGCCACGTTCTGGAACAACCGCATCAACACCGAAATCACGTACTACAACAAGACGTCGCGCGACGCGCTCATCAGCCGCGTCGTGCCGCCGTCGGCGGGCACCGGCTCGACGACGCGCCTCGAGAACCTCGGCGAGGTGCGCAACGCGGGCTGGGAAGGGCTGCTGAACGCCACGCTCGTGCAGCACGCGCGCTTCGGCTGGGACGCGACGCTCACCGCGTCGGCGAACCGCAACCGGCTCGTGAGCCTCGGCGGGCTGCCGAACATCGTCTCCAGCTCCACGAGCCAGCAGCGCGAGGGCTACCCGCTGAACGGCTGGTGGTCGCGCCGCCTGATCAGCTGGGACGACAAGGACGGCAACGGCATCATCACGTACAACGCGAACCCGGCGCTGAGCGAGATCGTCGTCGGCGACACGGCGGAGTACCACGGCTACTCGATCCCGAAGATCGAGATGTCGCTGACGAACGGCGTCGACCTGTTCTCGCGCCGGCTGCGGCTCGCGGCGATGGTCGACTACAAGGGCGGGCATCTGATCTACAACAACAGCGAGCGCATTCGGTGCGCGAGCCGCAACAACTGCCGCGGTCTGATCGACAAGACGGCGCCGCTGTGGGAGCAGGCGCGCGTGGTGGCGGTGCGCGAGCACCCGAGCCGCACGGTGGCGGGCTTCTTCGAGCCGGGCGACTTCGTGCGCCTGCGCGAGGTCTCGGCGACGTTCAGCGCCTCGCCGGCGCTCGCGTCGCGCATCCGTGCGCGCAGCCTGGGCCTCACGGCCGCGGTGCGCAACGCGGGCATCCTGTGGACGCGCTACACGGGCGTCGACCCGGAGGCGTTCGGCACCACCGGCGACGCGCCGTCGTCGTTCCAGGCGTTCGCCCCGCCGACGTACTTCTCGCTCCGCCTGAACGTGGGCTTCTGATCCTCCCCGCCTAACATTCTCTCCATGCTTCGATACATCACGGCCCGTCGCCTCCTGCCGCTGGCGGCGCTCGCCTTCGCCGGGTGCACGTCGACCGGCGAGATCCTCTCCGTCACCGATCCGGACATCATCAACCCGACGGACGTGCAGTCGGCCGCCGGCGCGAACGCCGTGCGCCTCGGCGCGCTCGCCCGGCTGAACGTCGCGACGTCGGGGGGCGAGAGCCTGTTCCTGCTCGGCGGGCTGTTCGCCGACGAGTGGCTGAACGGCGACTCGTTCATCGCGCGTCAGGAGATCGACCAGCGGGTGGTGACGAGCGAGAACAACTTCCTGCGCGACGCCAACTACGCGCTGCACCGTGCGCGCGTCGGCGCGATCCAGGCGGTCGACCTGCTGAAGCAGTTCGCGCCCACCGCGCCCGGGTGGCAGCCGGCGGAGATGTACTTCGTGCAGGCGTACACCGAGGTCCTGCTGGCCGAGCATCTCTGCTCGGGCATCGTGTTCAGCGACGTCGTGCACGGTGAGGACAACTACGGCAGCCCGATGTCGACGACCGACGCGTTGAACCGCGCGCTCGCGCACGCCGACTCCGGGCTCCGCCTCGTCACCGGCACGACGGCCGACGACAACCGCGTGAAGTACGCGCTCCAGGTCACGAAGGGGCGCATCCTACTCGACCTCGGCCAGTACGCGGCCGCGGCGGCGGCGGTGACCGGCGTGCCGACGAACTTCCAGTACGTCATGCGGCACTCGCAGGCGACGAACGACAACCAGTTCTGGGCGTTCAACAACAACGCGCGGCGCTACACGCTCGGCAACGGCGATGGCGGCGGGATCAACTTCGCCGCCGCGGCCGACCCGCGGCTCCCGTCGTGCGTGGGCGGCGACGCGGCGTGCCGCGCGATCGGCGTGACGTCGGCGACGCGCGACGACCTCGGTCGCCCCATCACGGTGCAGATGCTGTGGACGACGCGCGACGCGTCGGTGGCGATCGTGAGCGGCGTCGAGGCGCGGCTCATCGAGGCCGAGGCGCAGCTGCAGGGCAACAACGCGTCGGGCGCGCTCGCCACGCTGAACGCGCTGCGTGCGCCGACGGGTGCGGGCAGCGGCGGCGTCGCCGGCCTGCAGCCGCTCACCGACGCCGGCAGCGCGGCGGCGCGGGTGGATCAGCTCTTCCGCGAGCGCGCGCTGTGGCTGTTCGGCACGGGCCACCGCACGGGCGACCTGCGGCGCCTCATCCGCCAGTACGGCCGTCCCGCGACCGTCTTCCCGACGGGCACGTGGCAGGCGGGCCTCGGCGTGAAGTCGGGCAACTACGGCACCGACGTCACGCTCCCGATCCCGCAGGCCGAGCAGAACAACCCGAACGTCGCCGGCAAGAGCGCGTGCCTCGATCGGAACGCGTGAGCCGTTAGGCGGCCGGTCGTCGCCCGCAGCGTCGGTGGCGCAGGCGGGGACTGGCTTGCCTGTTGATTGAACCGCAGAGGGCCGCAGAGGGCCGCAGAGGACTGCCTCTTTGTATTGAACCACAGAGGACACGGAGGACACGGAGGAGAACCACTCTTGTTGGTTTCCTCCGTGTCCTCTGTGTCCTCTGTGGTTCAACAGCAGTTGCCGTTCTCTGCGGCCCTCTGCGTCCTCTGCGGTTCAATTCAAGAACGCACTGCTCCCCGTCCGCCGCGTGAGGCCCGACAGCAGGGCCGGGATCCAGATCCACGCCAGCCACGCCGCGCGCTCGGGCCACGACAGCGCGCGGCAGAGGAGCCACAGGCGCACGAACAGCTCGTCCATCGGCGAGGCGAGCGAGCCGCCGGGGACGACCGAGGCGCGGCGCTCGATCACCTGCACGGCGGCGCGTCCGCGCGCGCGGATGGCGGCGCGGATCGCGCGGTCGAGCGCGTCGGGCGAGAGGGCGCGCCAGCCGGGGATGCGCAGTACGCTCCACGCGACGGCGTTGCGCGCCCACCCGTGGTCGTCCGAGCCGGCGAGCAGCGCGAGGTGCAGCGAGTCGGCGAGCGCCACGACCGCGCGCCGCTCGCGGTCGCTCTGCTCCAGCCCGCGCGGCGACCCGTCGGACAGCTCGATCGCGTGCAGCCCATCGGTCGGGCGCACGCGGTCGAGGTGCGCCGGCAGCGTGAGGAGCAGCACGCGCTCCGTCGAGCGATCGGGCGCGAGCGCATCGGCGTGCAGCTCGCCGTCGGCGTAGGCCAGCGAGTCGGCGGGGCCGGTGCCGAGGACGTCGAGGTGCTGACCGCGGCGCCGCACCTCCACGCCGGTGAGCAGCACCGTGCCGTCGCCGGCGCGGCGCGGGTTGGCCGCCGCCGCGGCCGCGGCGCTCGCGAACGTCGCGTGGTCGGTGACGTACGCGACGTCGAAGCCCGCCGCGGCGTGCCACGCGCGGTTCGCCGCCGCCGTGTAGTCGCGGCGCCCGTCGTGCGACGCGTCGGTGTGGCTGTGGAAGTCGACCGCCACCGCGTCGGGGTCGCGCAGCACGAGCCGCGGCACGGGGCGGGGGAGCAGCACCGCCGCCACGTAGACCGCCAGCGGCGCGGCGACGGCGGCGAGCGCGCGGAGCCCCAGCCGCCTAACGCCGTTGGGCGCCCCGTCCCGTCCGGACATCCACAGCGCGCCGGTGGCGAGGAGGCTGAGCACGAGCATGTAGTGCGCGTGCACGGGCAGCCCGGCGATCGCGTCGGCGAGCGCGCAGAGCGGCGCGAGCGCGACGTACGGGGCGGGGAGCACGAGCGTCGCGCCGGGCACCGGCGCGCCCGTCACGGCGTCGTGGACGGCGGGCACCGGGGCGAGCGCGCCGACGGCCAGCGCCGCCGTCGCGAGCGCGGCGGCGCGGGTCGTTAGGCGGCCGGTCGGCATCGCGCGGCTCCGGGAACGGGTCGGGAGGGCATCCGCGCAATCTGTCGCGCGCCCTCCCCGGCGGAAGGCTAAATGGCGTTCACGGGGTGCGGCCGGCGACGTATCTTCGCCGGCACATGCGCGCGCACATGCACGACGCCGACGTCATCATCGTGGGAGCGGGACTGGCCGGCCTCGTCGCCGCCGCGGAGCTCGTCGACGCGGCGCGGCGCGTCGTGGTCGTCGACCAGGAGCCGCCGCAGAGCCTCGGCGGGCAGGCGTTCTGGTCGTTCGGTGGGCTCTTTCTCGTCGACTCGCCGGAGCAGCGCCGCATGGGCGTGCGCGACTCGCGCGACCTCGCGTGGCAGGACTGGCTCGGCACCGCGGGGTTCGACCGCGCGGAGGACGAGTGGCCGCGCCGGTGGGCGGAGGCGTACGTGGACTTCGCCGCCGGCGAGAAGCGCGCGTGGCTTCGCGCGCGCGGGCTGCGCTTCTTCCCCGTCGTGGGCTGGGCGGAGCGCGGCGGCTATCTCGCCACGGGGCACGGCAACTCGGTGCCGCGCTTCCACGTCACGTGGGGCACCGGGCCGGCGATCGTCGACGCGTTCGCGCGCGGCGTGCGCGACGGCGAGGCGCGCGGGCTGGTGTCGCTGCGCTTCCGGCATCGCGTCAGCGAGCTCACGACGACCGACGGCGTGGTGGACGGCGTGCGCGGCGAGATCCTGGAGCCGAGCGACGCGCCG
This DNA window, taken from Gemmatirosa kalamazoonensis, encodes the following:
- a CDS encoding RagB/SusD family nutrient uptake outer membrane protein, with the translated sequence MLRYITARRLLPLAALAFAGCTSTGEILSVTDPDIINPTDVQSAAGANAVRLGALARLNVATSGGESLFLLGGLFADEWLNGDSFIARQEIDQRVVTSENNFLRDANYALHRARVGAIQAVDLLKQFAPTAPGWQPAEMYFVQAYTEVLLAEHLCSGIVFSDVVHGEDNYGSPMSTTDALNRALAHADSGLRLVTGTTADDNRVKYALQVTKGRILLDLGQYAAAAAAVTGVPTNFQYVMRHSQATNDNQFWAFNNNARRYTLGNGDGGGINFAAAADPRLPSCVGGDAACRAIGVTSATRDDLGRPITVQMLWTTRDASVAIVSGVEARLIEAEAQLQGNNASGALATLNALRAPTGAGSGGVAGLQPLTDAGSAAARVDQLFRERALWLFGTGHRTGDLRRLIRQYGRPATVFPTGTWQAGLGVKSGNYGTDVTLPIPQAEQNNPNVAGKSACLDRNA